One Bosea sp. 685 DNA segment encodes these proteins:
- the lptC gene encoding LPS export ABC transporter periplasmic protein LptC, with protein sequence MTSNDWTGPSSGNAAHRLAAFKAARRHTLLVRLLRRAIPITAVVAVLGLVVAPFLNPLRGLANVSLGAVGISNGKVKMETPKLSGYRKDNRPYEVNAEAALQDIRNPTQVELMTLTARIQMEREGWVTVSSRTGLFDTQKEKLQLVDDVHVRTETGYDIHMRTADIDFKGGTVVSKEPVKVNLGTTTIDADTLDVKDNGALIAFQGHVRAVIENAPAGTLAGPERQGSTPAPELLAPRQLVPADGAAASPAGLPDTETRQ encoded by the coding sequence ATGACATCGAACGACTGGACTGGGCCGTCCTCAGGGAACGCCGCCCACCGGCTGGCTGCCTTCAAGGCGGCGCGCCGGCATACGCTATTGGTGCGCCTGCTGCGCCGCGCCATCCCGATCACTGCGGTCGTCGCGGTGCTCGGCCTGGTCGTGGCGCCGTTCCTGAATCCGTTGCGCGGCCTGGCGAATGTGTCGCTCGGCGCGGTCGGCATCTCGAACGGCAAGGTCAAGATGGAGACGCCCAAGCTCTCCGGCTACCGCAAGGATAACCGGCCCTATGAAGTCAACGCCGAGGCCGCCTTGCAGGATATCCGCAACCCGACGCAGGTCGAGCTGATGACGCTGACGGCTCGGATCCAGATGGAACGCGAGGGCTGGGTCACGGTGAGCTCGCGGACGGGCTTGTTCGATACGCAGAAGGAAAAGCTCCAGCTCGTCGACGATGTCCATGTCCGTACCGAAACGGGCTATGACATCCACATGCGCACCGCCGATATCGACTTCAAAGGCGGCACGGTGGTCTCGAAGGAGCCGGTCAAGGTCAATCTCGGCACGACCACCATTGATGCCGATACGCTCGATGTGAAGGATAATGGTGCGCTGATCGCTTTCCAGGGACACGTCCGTGCGGTTATCGAGAATGCTCCGGCCGGCACGCTTGCCGGCCCCGAACGTCAAGGCAGCACGCCGGCGCCGGAACTGCTGGCGCCGCGCCAGCTTGTTCCGGCAGACGGCGCGGCGGCGTCGCCCGCTGGCCTTCCCGACACCGAAACGAGACAGTGA
- a CDS encoding ribonuclease D translates to MTIRFHRGDLPDSFVAGPSVAIDTETLGLNPHRDRLCVVQLSRGDGTADVVQILKGGEKPANLIRLLTDPSVLKLFHFARFDVAVLRQAFGVVTGPIYCTKIASKLTRTYTDRHGLKDLVRELLGIELSKQQQSSDWGADTLSEAQLTYAASDVLHLHALQARLDAMLAREGRTELAQACFGFLPHRAELDLAGWAENDIFAHT, encoded by the coding sequence ATGACCATCCGTTTCCATCGCGGTGACCTGCCCGACAGCTTCGTTGCCGGCCCGAGCGTCGCGATCGACACCGAGACGCTCGGCCTGAACCCGCATCGCGACCGGCTCTGCGTGGTGCAGCTCTCGCGCGGCGACGGCACCGCCGATGTCGTGCAGATTCTGAAAGGCGGCGAGAAGCCGGCGAACCTGATCCGCCTGCTTACCGATCCGTCGGTGCTGAAGCTGTTCCATTTCGCCCGCTTCGACGTCGCCGTGCTGCGCCAGGCCTTCGGTGTCGTCACCGGCCCGATCTATTGCACCAAGATCGCCTCCAAGCTGACGCGCACCTATACCGACCGCCACGGCCTGAAGGATCTGGTCCGGGAGCTGTTGGGAATCGAATTGTCGAAGCAGCAGCAATCCTCGGATTGGGGCGCCGACACACTGAGCGAGGCGCAGCTCACCTACGCAGCGTCCGACGTGCTGCATCTGCATGCGCTGCAGGCGCGGCTGGATGCGATGCTGGCGCGGGAGGGCCGCACCGAGCTGGCGCAGGCCTGTTTCGGCTTCCTGCCCCATCGCGCCGAGCTCGATCTCGCCGGCTGGGCGGAAAACGATATCTTCGCGCATACTTGA